The following is a genomic window from Candidatus Cloacimonadota bacterium.
CCAGCCTTTGAAGAGGCTTCTGATCCTGCTCGTGTGGCGCTGGGGTGAACTGGCGTCGGGGCTCTTCACCTCGATGTAGTCCACCTCGTCCGTGTAGCCGCGGAAAAAGGCGGCGGTGGCCAGCGGCACGAAGCTGAAAGTGGAATTGTACTCAGGCATGCCGGCGTTGAAGATGGCGGCCACGCGGACGGTGCGGACCTTGGGCAGCATGCCGAAAGCCGTGGGAACGTCAAAAACCGGGGAAAGCAATTGCAGTTCGTCGCCCACGCGGGCGTTGATCTCGGCGGCAAGGCCGTAGCCCAAAGCGATGCCGTTGTCCGTGAATTCCGGGCCCTCCACCCCTCCGGAAAGGATGCCCTGAACCTCGGAGCCGGTGGCGGACGGCCGGGGATGCAAAGCCGCGCTGATCTTTGAATGGAGGGCGGGATCGATCCCGAAACAGAGGGTGGACCAGATGCGGTCATCCTGCTTGAGAATGAGTTCGCTGCGGATCACCGGGGCCGCCTGGTAGCCGAGGGCGAGCAGGCTGTCCACCAGAGGTCGGGGATGGGGCACAGGATTGCCGCCGGGCGCGCTGAGCTTGATTTCGCTGAGCGTGCCCGTGATCCGCTGGCGCACGTCCTCACGGAGGCCGTTCATCACGCTGGTGACGCAGATGAGGGCCGTCACACCGAGGGTGATCCCCGCGATCGTGAGCCAGTGCGAGCGGTTGATGAAGCCGTGACCCTGGCCGCGCAGGTATTTCAGCGCCAGCCACAGCTTGCTGCGGTTCTTTTCCATACGGGCGAGGATATTGGAAGCGGTCCAGCGGTCAAGAGATTTTCCGCTTATCTTGCTTCCGGGCAAAGAAAAAGCCGGCTTCGCGCCGGCTGAAAGGTTGTATTATCGGAAAGCGGATTATTTGTTGAGGCTGATGGCAGGTTCCGCGTCCTTGCGGGTTACCTTGCCTTCGGGGCTGATCAGCAGTTCGCTTTCCGGGAAATCGAGCCTGGTGAGATTGATGACCTCGTTGAGCGCGGCCCTGCTTTCATCGAGCACGGGGCCTCCCTTGCCGGGTTGTTTCACGGAGATGATCTCGCCGTCGATGAATTCGCCGTCGCTTTTGAGATTCAGCTTCACGATGGGAGCGATGCCCAGCTTGCCGGAGAGGTTGAAGCGGCCGTAGGTGGCAAAGTTGCCAAGGCTGTAGGCGATGAAGCGGCCCTTGTATATGTCGATGGCGCGGGTGACGTGGGGTCCGTGGCCGAAAACGACGTCCGCTCCGGCATCGATGGCCACGCGGGCAAATTCGTGGGGATTGCCGCGGTTTTCACCCAGATAGAACTCCGTTTTGCGGGTCACGCGGGTCTTATCCGCGCCTTCGGCCCCGCCGTGGAAGGAGACTATCACGATGTCGCACTTTTCGCTCAGTTCTTTCACTGTCTGTTTCACTTTGGCATAGTCGTTGATCTGCATGGTGCCGCTGTTGGGGGCGAAAGCGGCAAAGCCGTAGATGATGCCGTCTTTTTCAAAGATCTTGGAGGGAAATTCCACGCGGCCGGCGAACCTGATGCCCAGGGAATCCAGCTTCATCACCGTGTTGCGCAGGCCAGTGACGCCAAAATCGCCGCTGTGGTTGTTAGCCAGGCTCATCACGTCGATCCCGGCGTCTTTCAGGTATTGGGCATAGTGGTCCGGGCTCTTGAAAGCGTAGCAGGTGGAGGGGTTGGAGCATTGCTTGGGCATGCCTTTGTCAGTGAGGATCACCCCTTCGAGGTTGGCGAATGTGAGGTCGGCGCTCCGGAGGATGTCTGCCACCGGCGCCAGCAGTTCCTTGCCGTCCTTGGGCGGCAGATACTGGGGCGAGGGATAATTAGTGCCCAGCATGATGTCGCCCACGCCGATCACGGTAATGTTGCGGGTGGGAGGCACATGGCTGGGATATTTGTCCTCAAGCTGGGGCATGCGTCCGGCATAGAGGAAACGCTTGACGTAGTTGGGGCTGGAGTAATAGTCATCGATCACCACTCCGCGGGAGGAGCTGTGGATCATTTTCAGGGTCTCGCCGGTGTTTTCAACCACCATGGCCACATGTCCGATCACGCTGGATTTGCCTCTGGTGCCGCGGAAAAACATCAGGTCGCCGGGACGGGTGTCCGAAAGCGGTATCCGCCGGCTGCTGGCGCCCTGCTCCCTGGAGGTGCGGGGGATGAGGACATCGTGGAGGGAAAAGATCCACTGCACAAAACCGCTGCAGTCCATGATGGCGCCCTGGGGATTGCGGAACTGGTAAGGACGGCCAAGATAGAGGCGGCTGGTTTCCACCATGCTGCGGGTTATCTCAGCGTAATTCTTGTTGCGGGTGCTGATCGTGGCTCCCACAGGCTGGACCGCTTCGACCAGCAGGATCACCGCCATGAGTAAAAGCAGGAACCGGCTTGGTTTCAGCATCCGGGTCACTGCGCGAATGGACATTTTCAGTTTATCTATCAACATAAATTCTCCAATGTGGCATGCGTCCCCGGCGCATATTCAGAAGCACGTTCGGACGGGGACACTCAATCACTATGTTTACAATTGGTTGCAAATAAAGGTTCAATCATAGCAGAAGGGGGACGGGTGTCAAGGAAAAAACTGGCCTGAGAGACAGGCACTATTCCTATCTAATTGTATTGCTGTCGATTGCGGCGATAGAATCCTGCTGCTATTTGAGTCCGGTCTTTCGCTTCAGGAGGGCAAAAGCAGTAGTAGGGTTAGTTCGTAAGCCCGGCGCTTTTGCCTTCGCGCTTGCCGCAGAAGAGGCAGAAAACCGAATCGGAATCTATCTGCCTATGGCAGTTGTGGCAAAACATCGGTGGAGAGTTTGATGGTTTGGTTGAGCAGTTCCGGCAAACTCATTTCCCTGTCCACGCGCATGGTCTTGCTCAGTCCCCAGCGTCTGGCGGTCACGATGGATTGGACCCTGATCCTCAGCAGGCTCTTCAGCCGGAGGTTTTCAATGCCTCCTGCTTTGATCCGGAGCGGGATGCCCGTGGTTTGGCGGGCTTTCACGAAGCGGGGCTCCGTGCTTTCCAGGATGAGGGGAATTTCGTTGTCCCTGTCGATGAAGCGGATTTCGAAGGGCTGCACCCAATATCCCACCCAGGCGTTGTTTTTCACGTCCAGGGAGGGACTGGGAAAAATGTGCGGCTTCACTTCCGGGTCGAAATCCCAGGTGCTGGCCCAGGCCAGGAAGCCCAGCCCAAGCACCAGCAGTATCAGCGGGATGTGCCACCAGCGGAAGCTGAAATAAAAGCGGGAATTACTCATAATGTTCCAAACCTTTTCGGATGTCCGGCGAAGATGCCTTCCGGCCCGGTTTCCCCTCTGGGAAGCTTGCCGTCGCCAAAAGGCAGGCCGTCAGCAGCAAAAGCGGCAGCAGCGCAACTATCAGTAAGATCCGGAGTTTCATCATCAATGTCCTCCCTGATTTGGTTTGTTCGCTTTCTTGGGTAAGGGGGAAGCGTTTTTGCCCTGGCTCTCGCTATCTTTGCCGGGGTTTCCGGTTTCGGGAGCGCCGGTTTCATTCACAGTCCCGGTCGTATCGGGGGCGATGATCGCGATGCTGTCGCTCACCGCGGCTATCTCTGCTTCCTTCCGTCGTTTTTCCTCCCGGGCCAGCCTTTGGAAGTTGATTCCCCCGCAGATGAGAAACACCAGAGCCAGCAGCGCCAGCCCCAGCGTGAGCAGGTTTGTCCCCCCGGGCGGGGGCGTGGGCTTGAAAGCCTTTCCCCGCACCACTTTGAGCACCTGGATGGTGATGTTGTCCTTGCCGCCCCGGCGTTTGGCCTCGTCCACCATCGCGCGGCAGGCTTGCTGTGGTTCCAGGGCCAGGTAGCGGTCCACCTCGGCGAGGCTGAAGTAGTCCGAAAGGCCGTCGCTGCAGAGCATGAACACATCGCCACGGAAGATGGGGAAGGGCCCCGCCGCTTCGGAGGCGTGGGGTTCTGGGCCCAGGGAGCGCAGGATGATGTTCTTTTTGGGGTGGTCTTGGGCGTCTTCGGCTTTGATCAGGCCCTGGTCCACCATCCCCTGCACCCACGAATGGTCTTTGGAAAGCTGTATGGTGCAGCCTCCGCGCCTTCTGTAGATGCGGCTGTCGCCAATCCAGGCGATCCAGTATTGCTCTCCCCTGATCAGCAGCGCCACCGCCGTAGTGCCCATTTCCGCCAGTTCGGGATTTTCGGAGGCGTGGCGGGCGATGTTTTGCTGGGCGAGGCTAAAGGCGCGGTGCAGTTCGTTGATCTCGTCATATTCGGCCCCGAGGCCCTGGAAATGCGCGGAGATGGTTTCCACGGCCACCTGGGAGGCAACTTCCCCGCCTCTGTAGCCGCCCATCCCGTCGCAAACGAGGATCAGGTCACCGAATCCGCCGTTGTATTTGCCGTAATAGTCCTGATTGCTTTCGCGCACCATCCCCACGTCGGTGAGGTTGCTTATCACCAGCCTTTCCGCGGTTTTTCTGCTCATCGCCAGCCTCAGTAAAGGCGGAACACGCCTTCGTTCGAACCCAGCTTGAAGGTGCTGCCCTGTTCGATGCGGCAGAGGCTGACTTTCCGGCCGTTCACATAAACACCGTTGAGCGAGCCGAGGTCTTCGATGTAGAAATGACCGTCGCTCCAGTAGATGCGCGCGTGGCGGGAGGAAACGGTGGAATCGTTGAACACAATGCTGTTTCCCTGCGCCCGGCCCAGGGTGGCGCCTTCGGCCCCGAGGTTGAAGGTCCGGCCCTGTTCGCTGCCCATCATCACTTCCAGGCTGAGGCCCTGTTCGCCGCGTGATTCGCCGGTGCCCGTGCCGGGACTGAGGATAACCGTGTGCTCACGGGAGCGGGGAGTTTGGTCCTGGGCCCGGATTTCGGCTTCGCGCCGGGTTTGTTCCTCCAGCCGGCGCTGTTCCTCTTCGTAGCGGGCCTGTTGTTCCCGGCGCTGGCGCTCTTCCTCCTCCTGCTGGCGGCGCTGTTCAGCCAGGCGTTTCTGCTCTTTGTCCTTCAGCCAGAAGAATATTCCGGCTGCGGCGGCAAGCAAAACGGCGATGATGCCGATTATCCAGCCCAGGGAAAGTTTTCCGCCGCCTTTCGCGTCGATCTCTTCCGGACCGCTGATGGCTTCCCGGTTGGCCGGCACCCGAACTTTCACGGGCTCGGGGAATTCGGCTTTGTAAGTGCCCTGGGTGAGGGTGATGCTCAGGTCTTTTTCCAGGCCGTCGCCCGCCAGTCCGAACACGGGGTAGGTGAGGACGTAGGAGCCCAGTATCTGGCGGCTCACCTTGCCAAAATGGTCGCTCAGGCTCTGGGCGTCCGGGGCGTCGTAAAAGCTGCCGCCGGTCTGCTGGGAGATGCGGTCCAGGATTTGCAGATACTGCTTTTCCTGCCTGGTGTAGCCCGCCGTGAAGATGGGGATTTGCTTCGCGCGGGCTTTTTCTATCACCCCGTCGATGGTGTAGGCGGTGGCGGGGTTGTCTTCCTTGCCGTCGGAAAAGAGGATCATAAAGCGCCCTTCATTCCTGGCGGTGGGCCCGCCCAGGCGGTCCAGGCCCTTGTCGATGCAATAATAAAGGGAGGTGTCGCCGGGCAGGATTTTCAGTTTTCCGATGCTCTCGCGCAGAAATTCCGTGTCCGTGCTGAAATCGCAGACCAGCTCCTCTTTCTCGGAAAAGGCCAGGATGGCGATCTCATCATTGGCGCGCTTTTTGCCGATGAAGCTGAGCAGGGCGTTTTTAACACTGTCCAGCGGCTTGCCCTTCATCGAGCCGGAAACATCCACGCAGACAAGGATGGAGAGCCCCTGTCCGGAACTTTCGAAGGTGGTCACGTTCAGCAGGGTGTCCACCGCCGCTCCGCCCAGGGAGATGCGGAAATTGCCGGCGTTCAGGTTCTTGAGCGGCTCGCCGGCGTTGTCCAGGGCCAGCACGGAGCTGTTCACTATTTTGGGGAAATTGTCGGTGTTGGTTTTCAGGTGGTTTAGGCTGATGTTCTGCGCCCAGAGCGGCGCGCAGAGCAAAAGCAGGATCATCAGTCTGCGCATCTTGCACCTCACACGGTCTTGAGTTTCAGGTCGATGGTGGCGATCCGGATGATGTCGTTTTCATTCAGATACACCTTGTCTTCGATCATTTCGCCGTTCACGAAGGTTCCGTTCGAGGAAAGGTTGTCCTCGATGATGAATTTGCCGTTGCGGCTCAGCAGGACCGCGTGTTCGGCAGAAACGCCCGGCAGCTTGAGCTGGATGTCGCAGGAGGCGGAACTGCCGATGACGTGGCGGCCCTGATAGACCTTGAAATCCAGGCCGTTGGGGTCCACATCGAAGGTCACCAGCCAGCCGGTGAGCATCCGGTTCACCTGGGGACGCGGTTTTCCTTCCGCGGAGGGAACGGCGCCGGGAGCGGCTTCCGGCCTTTCCAGGATTACGGTTTTGTCGCTGAGCGGGGCTCCGGGCCCGGAAATGCCAGCCCCCAGCTTGGGTTTGGCGGTGTCGAGCCTGGTTCTGTCGGCTTCATCGCCCATCCTGGCAGTGGGCGTCTGGCCCAGGTTCGCCGTGCGCTGCGGTGGGCAGTGCGGGCAGGAAGGCAGGCTGGCGTCGTAATCATGGCCGTTGGGACAGGTGCGCAGGTTGCTGCGCAGCGCTTTGCCGCAGGATTTGCAGAAAGTGGCGTGGTCGGGATTGGTGGCGTTGCATACGGGACATTTCATGATATTCTCCATGTTTGTTTATCATCTCTGCTGGCTGTGGAAACCGGCTGGTAAAAAGAACGGCCCCTCATGCCGGGGAACGGGACGCGCGACGGGGCGGGGCAAAACGCCTCCGCGCCGTCCGGAAGCGGGCCAGGCAGCCTCTTGGGCGGATATGGCATCGAACCTCCATCACCCTTGTTTTTGAGTTTCCACAGGCGCGGCCGGACAAGACCGCGTTCAAACACTAATGCTCGAAAACCAATAAGTTGTCAAGCGAAACTTCACTCCGCCGCCCGAAGCCGCCAGCGGAACCTTTTTCCTTTTATGGGTTCCCTCTTATCACCTGCCCTCCGCGATGCCCTGTCTGCCTCACCCTGAGCGCTTGAGGCCATCCCTCTCCCACGCCCCGCGGATGATACTCGCACCGAATGCGGGTATGATACGAGAGGTGTGACCGGGAAATAGGAAAGGGCCTTAACGGCCAGTCGGCTTCGCTATCACACGGCCACACGCTGGCGTCGAGCGAGGAACGGGCATCGACGACAGCAAATAAGCCTGTCGCCCCAAACCCACGTCATTCCGGGTTCGACCCGGAATCCAGACCGGCGGAATAGCCTATAAACCCCCACCCAGCCCTAAACCCACGTCATTCCGGGCCTGACCCGGAATCCAGTCCTTATCCTTTCATGGATCCCGGATCAATGTCACCTCGCTGGCTCGGTGACGTCCGGGATGACGTGGCTCTGGAGGCTGGCGTTGAGCGAGGAACGAGCATCGACGACAGCAATATTTCCTGTAGTCCAAGCTCGCAGGCTCGCTGGACTCCAGGCTGAGTGGAGGTCATCGACCAATAGCCCGGTTTGGATGAGCCCCAAAAAAAGCCCCCGGAATCCGGGGGCGGTATCGGTTTAGCCGGCCTTTACGGCTCAGGGCATGGTTGACTGGATGTGTTTCACCAAAAGGGAGAGGCAGTGGGTGTAGGAGCCAAGTTCGTTGTCATACCAGCCACAAATCTTGGCGTGGGTGACGGGCATGGTCACCTCACGGTCGGCGGGAACGCCAAGCGCAGCAAGGGTTTGGGGCGGCACGGGGATGAAGCTGGTGCGGGTGTGGGTTTCATGCGCTTCGAGGGTGGCGGCAGCCAGGGAGCCGATGAGGTCGGCGGAGACGTTCTGACGTTCGGAATAGACCAGCAGCCCTTTCTGCGGACCTTCTGCCGCCTTTTGGTAGATCTCGTTTATGAGGCGGCGGTTCACCAGTGGCTGGCCCTGTTCGTTCAGTTTTGTGTGGAAGGTCATGTTTAGGTTGATCAGGGAGACCGTGGAGGTGGGGATGCGCACTGAATCGGCCATGAAGCCCACGGATTTGATTTTGGGCATCACCAGTTCCAGGGCTTTGGCGGCGCCGGTGGTGGAGAGGATGATGTTGTTGAGCATGCTGCGTGATTTGCGGAGGTCGGTGGCACCGGTTTTGGGCACGGAATCCAGGATGCTTTGGGTGTTGGTGGCGGCGTGGATGGTGCTCATGGAGGCCGTCATGATGTTTGAGGTCTCCTCGTTTTCCAGGAGGGGCTTGATCATGTGGGCAAGGCCCGTGGTGGTGCAGCTTGCAGCGGAGATAACGTGATGCTCGGCGGGTTTGTAATTAAGGTGGTTGATGCCGTAGATCATGGTGATGGCGTCCGGCGAACTTGTGACGCTGGCGGTTTTGCTCTTGAAGGGGGCGGAGCAGACAACCTTGAGCGCCCCGGCTGCCAGATGCCCGCGCAGGCAAGGTTTTCCCTGTTCCGTGGTGGCGTTCGGATCCACAAAATTGCCCGTGCAGTCCACCACAATGCGCACGCCTTCGTTCAGCCAGTTGATGTCCTTGGGATCACGGGCTTTGCGGAGGATTTTCACGGGAATGCCTTCGATGGAGATGAGCGGCATGTCCGGATCCAGAATCTTGATCTCGGCACGGCGTCCGACCATTCCGAAGAGGAATTTGTGGATGCTGCCGTAGGTGGAGTCGGACTCGATCACCTGGATGAAATCGTCCAGTTTTTTCCCCACTTCGCGGCCGAAGTTGATGACAATTCCGTCGAAATTACGGAGGTGGATCTGATTCCAGAGCAGCAATTTGCCGATCCGGCCCAGCCCGTTGATCCCGAGCAGTTTTTTGTTTTTCAGGTCGAGGTTCATGCGATACTCCTTTTTGTGTATTTTGTGTATGTTCTTATCTGGAAATGGTTTCCACCGGGTAGTGCCCCAGGTAGATGGCGCCGCTGCCGGCGTCGATGGCGATCTCGTCGCCCGGCTTGAACAGGGTTTCCCCGATGCGGCAGTTGTTCTGGTCCTCAAAAACCTTGAGCTGGCGGCAGTTGACGATGCCCACCAGGCCGAGGCGGATGGCGGTGACAGCGGCGTGGGAGGTGACTCCGCCGCGCGAGGTGAGCAGGCCCTGGCAGTCGAAAAGCAGTTCCATGTCCTCCGGAACGGTGTCCGGGCGCACCAGGATGAGAGGCTGCCCGCGGTCTTTGAGGGCGTCGATGTCCGCGCGGGAAATGGCGATGAGGCCATTGATTACGCCTTTGCCGATGCCTATGCCGTTGCCCAGAAGCTTCAGTTCGCGCTTGGGAACGTTGAAAACGGTGTAGGCCCGGGCTTTGGTTATCACCTGGTTGCGGGTTTGGAGGATGTAAAGCTGGTCACGGGCGGGGCTTTCGAAGGTGAATTCGATTTCCTGGTGGGGGTAGCCGCGCTCGTCCAAAAGATGGCTGGCGAGGCTGAACAGGCGGTCGTATATTTGGGGGAAATCCTTTTCCAGAGAGAGTTCCACCTTCTGTTTGGACTGCTTTCGCTCCTGCTCGGAGATGGGCAGTGTGTGCACCAGGCCGGCCACGACGTCCTCGCCCTGGCTGCAAAGGGTGAAATCGCCGTTGAGGGTGATCCCCGGCGCCTTGTTCCAGGGCGCGTGGGTGAAGAGCACACCGGTGCCGCTGTCCAGGCAGATATTGCCCAGGACCATTTTCTGGATGGTGACGGCGGTTCCCCAGTCGTCGGCGATCTGAAGCTTCTGGCGGTAAAGCCGGGCGCGGTCCGTATTCCAGGAATCCAGAACGTGCATGATGGCCTGCTTGACTTGGAGGAAAACGTCCTGTTCGAGCTCCAGCTTGTGGCGGGCCAGCACCTTTTTGTAGGATTCGGACATCTGGCGCATCTGCAGGGGCGTGAACTGGGTTTTGAGCTTCACCTTGTGGCGGCGCTTGAAGGAGATCATCACTGCGTCAAATTCGTCGCGGTCGATGCCGTAAGCCATGCCCCAGCTCTGGATGAGGCGGCGGTAGCAGTCCCAGGCCGTCCAGCCGTAATTGGGGCGGGTGCTGAGTTTGAGGGTGATCTCGTCGTTGAGGCCGATATTGAGGAAGGTGGCCATGGCGCCGGGCAGGCTCATGGGCGCGCCGGAACGCACGGAAAAGAGCAGCGGCGCCTCCGGATCGCCGTAGCGGAGGCCGGTCTGGCTTTCCAGGCGGGTGATGTTGTAACGGAGCAGTTCATCCATCTCGCGCTCGATGCCGGGATGCGAGCGCACGATATTTCCGTAGCGGTGCAGCTCGGTGGTGATCACGAAACCGGGCGGGATGGGGAAATCATAGCGGCACATCTTCTTGAGGAAGAAGGCTTTGGAACCCAGCAACACCTGGTTGTCCAGCTTCCCGTTGCTGGTGTGGAGGGGGATGAACATCAGGTCCGGGTCATAGCTCATCACGCGGCTGAGCTCGGCGGAGCCGAAAACCCGTTTCATGGCGTCCAGAGAGGCCAGAATCTGGGCGATGAAACTGTCCATGTGCTGCACCAGGAAGGAAGAGGCCAGCAGCTTGCGGAAAAAGTCCTCGGCGAACATTTGCCGGGCGGTCTGGCGCTTGTATTTGCCGGAAACTCCCTTCACGGGGGCGTTTTCCAGTTCCTGCTCGTAAAAGCGGTAGTAATACTCGTTGATGAGCTCTGTGATGCTGTCCTTGATCTGTTTGAAGAGGTCCAGATACTGGTCCAGGGAGAGGTTCACGATCCTCTGGCCGGATTTGAGCATCTCGAGGGCGCTGGAAAAAGCCTCGCTGGTGAGGCCTTCGCGGGCCAGGCCGATTTCGAAGAGCTCGAGGATGCGGATGATGCGCTTGAGGGTTTTGCCGGAGATGTAATCCAGGTTAAGCTGTTTGATGTTCCGCTCCACGAGCCTTTCCACCAGGCTTTCCAGGCGGAAGATCATGCCCATGGCCTCGAGTTTCGGCTCGCGGTACTGGCCGTACATGGAGGGGATACCGGCCGCGATGTGGCGCTTGTAGTAGATGTTTTCCCAGGACTGGGTGGGTTTGGGGTCCAATATCACGTGGTTGAGGCGGGCGATGTAAGCCAGCATCTGGCGGATGCTGCCGTCGAAATCCTTGCGGGCCAGGCTCTGGCGCAGGCGAAGCTGCTCCTTTTCGTCGAACCAGTTGAAGCGGGCCAGGAATTTGGCGATGTCATAGGGATCGAGCTGGTATTTATCCAGCAGCATGTAGTAGATGCGGGTGAGCAATTCAAGGCGGCGGAGGGAAAAGTCCTCCTTTTTCACCTGGCGGAAAAGGGGCGCCACCGTCTGCCAGGACTGCCCCAGCAGTTGGTCAACCCCGGTCTTGTTCTCCCGGAAGAATTTCTTCACCGCCTTGTGCTGGGCCTTGGTGCGCTCATCCGGGGTTTGGACGAAGAGGGCCACGTCGTCCGGCAGCAGGCCCTTCAGGTGGCCGGGATCGAGGTCTGTCCAATAGTTGAGGATTTGGCGCAGGAGGTTGATGTGGGTGTTGTTGCTTTCCGTGTGCACCTGTTTGCGCACGAAATGGATGAGGCGGTCCTTGCGGGAGCTCATTTCGTCAATGTCGGTGCTCAGGTCGCGGATTTCGCCCTCGGCGCCGATCTCGTGGTAGAAAACCGGGAAGAGGCGCAGAAGCTGCTTCACCTGCACGAACAGGGGTTTAA
Proteins encoded in this region:
- a CDS encoding ABC transporter permease, whose translation is MEKNRSKLWLALKYLRGQGHGFINRSHWLTIAGITLGVTALICVTSVMNGLREDVRQRITGTLSEIKLSAPGGNPVPHPRPLVDSLLALGYQAAPVIRSELILKQDDRIWSTLCFGIDPALHSKISAALHPRPSATGSEVQGILSGGVEGPEFTDNGIALGYGLAAEINARVGDELQLLSPVFDVPTAFGMLPKVRTVRVAAIFNAGMPEYNSTFSFVPLATAAFFRGYTDEVDYIEVKSPDASSPQRHTSRIRSLFKGWQVEDWSAYDANLYSALRFEKFLMFVIMLFTYVIASFNLTGSMLKTIAQKKRELGLLKAFGYRETDLRDLFLYQSLILATIGIILGLVISTALLLVQKRFGLLSMGMGDAGPLPLPVIFSFQDYLTVVLVSYFITLVSVILPLQRLKRIKPIELIRQTT
- a CDS encoding CapA family protein, coding for MIHSSSRGVVIDDYYSSPNYVKRFLYAGRMPQLEDKYPSHVPPTRNITVIGVGDIMLGTNYPSPQYLPPKDGKELLAPVADILRSADLTFANLEGVILTDKGMPKQCSNPSTCYAFKSPDHYAQYLKDAGIDVMSLANNHSGDFGVTGLRNTVMKLDSLGIRFAGRVEFPSKIFEKDGIIYGFAAFAPNSGTMQINDYAKVKQTVKELSEKCDIVIVSFHGGAEGADKTRVTRKTEFYLGENRGNPHEFARVAIDAGADVVFGHGPHVTRAIDIYKGRFIAYSLGNFATYGRFNLSGKLGIAPIVKLNLKSDGEFIDGEIISVKQPGKGGPVLDESRAALNEVINLTRLDFPESELLISPEGKVTRKDAEPAISLNK
- a CDS encoding zinc-ribbon domain-containing protein; amino-acid sequence: MFCHNCHRQIDSDSVFCLFCGKREGKSAGLTN
- a CDS encoding serine/threonine-protein phosphatase — its product is MSRKTAERLVISNLTDVGMVRESNQDYYGKYNGGFGDLILVCDGMGGYRGGEVASQVAVETISAHFQGLGAEYDEINELHRAFSLAQQNIARHASENPELAEMGTTAVALLIRGEQYWIAWIGDSRIYRRRGGCTIQLSKDHSWVQGMVDQGLIKAEDAQDHPKKNIILRSLGPEPHASEAAGPFPIFRGDVFMLCSDGLSDYFSLAEVDRYLALEPQQACRAMVDEAKRRGGKDNITIQVLKVVRGKAFKPTPPPGGTNLLTLGLALLALVFLICGGINFQRLAREEKRRKEAEIAAVSDSIAIIAPDTTGTVNETGAPETGNPGKDSESQGKNASPLPKKANKPNQGGH
- a CDS encoding FHA domain-containing protein, giving the protein MRRLMILLLLCAPLWAQNISLNHLKTNTDNFPKIVNSSVLALDNAGEPLKNLNAGNFRISLGGAAVDTLLNVTTFESSGQGLSILVCVDVSGSMKGKPLDSVKNALLSFIGKKRANDEIAILAFSEKEELVCDFSTDTEFLRESIGKLKILPGDTSLYYCIDKGLDRLGGPTARNEGRFMILFSDGKEDNPATAYTIDGVIEKARAKQIPIFTAGYTRQEKQYLQILDRISQQTGGSFYDAPDAQSLSDHFGKVSRQILGSYVLTYPVFGLAGDGLEKDLSITLTQGTYKAEFPEPVKVRVPANREAISGPEEIDAKGGGKLSLGWIIGIIAVLLAAAAGIFFWLKDKEQKRLAEQRRQQEEEERQRREQQARYEEEQRRLEEQTRREAEIRAQDQTPRSREHTVILSPGTGTGESRGEQGLSLEVMMGSEQGRTFNLGAEGATLGRAQGNSIVFNDSTVSSRHARIYWSDGHFYIEDLGSLNGVYVNGRKVSLCRIEQGSTFKLGSNEGVFRLY
- a CDS encoding FHA domain-containing protein, whose translation is MKCPVCNATNPDHATFCKSCGKALRSNLRTCPNGHDYDASLPSCPHCPPQRTANLGQTPTARMGDEADRTRLDTAKPKLGAGISGPGAPLSDKTVILERPEAAPGAVPSAEGKPRPQVNRMLTGWLVTFDVDPNGLDFKVYQGRHVIGSSASCDIQLKLPGVSAEHAVLLSRNGKFIIEDNLSSNGTFVNGEMIEDKVYLNENDIIRIATIDLKLKTV
- a CDS encoding glyceraldehyde-3-phosphate dehydrogenase, which codes for MNLDLKNKKLLGINGLGRIGKLLLWNQIHLRNFDGIVINFGREVGKKLDDFIQVIESDSTYGSIHKFLFGMVGRRAEIKILDPDMPLISIEGIPVKILRKARDPKDINWLNEGVRIVVDCTGNFVDPNATTEQGKPCLRGHLAAGALKVVCSAPFKSKTASVTSSPDAITMIYGINHLNYKPAEHHVISAASCTTTGLAHMIKPLLENEETSNIMTASMSTIHAATNTQSILDSVPKTGATDLRKSRSMLNNIILSTTGAAKALELVMPKIKSVGFMADSVRIPTSTVSLINLNMTFHTKLNEQGQPLVNRRLINEIYQKAAEGPQKGLLVYSERQNVSADLIGSLAAATLEAHETHTRTSFIPVPPQTLAALGVPADREVTMPVTHAKICGWYDNELGSYTHCLSLLVKHIQSTMP
- a CDS encoding pyruvate phosphate dikinase, whose product is MDKIESQALASNLAQTQVKQIILSPDSLWLLERSASYYGIQQRTKLFLEELHHPFANLDSALELMRQSIVGDLWFYLQLEESEHALELILAIFGNIFDRAEEVRVKQLCLNEYLDFVAALAEQEKVTQTILDKALDLLEDWHARAPELFLAVSGQCFKTLLKLSERLGRQDEAVALLRGIYEASVKLWRDKSSIADWHDKYADLLTLRKAELEQAIGKKFFAACLRQIKAAKTLRDFADIPSHSDIASRHRDLLASFSRLPEKIHYLFYLLSLPTMNALSDHLLWDLNRLLGDLHESLSAKEINLLIDSIFDNLAEFRDQHGSIVLDCVLTVGKAVLAPAEPELARRCLRKTIDLGFIPPGEIKINRDWQIVADKNHIKNIRVWLELISIDPVLCKDLLAALIINLTQGGIFISDTDLFQKDVSQFLNSDIKPLFVQVKQLLRLFPVFYHEIGAEGEIRDLSTDIDEMSSRKDRLIHFVRKQVHTESNNTHINLLRQILNYWTDLDPGHLKGLLPDDVALFVQTPDERTKAQHKAVKKFFRENKTGVDQLLGQSWQTVAPLFRQVKKEDFSLRRLELLTRIYYMLLDKYQLDPYDIAKFLARFNWFDEKEQLRLRQSLARKDFDGSIRQMLAYIARLNHVILDPKPTQSWENIYYKRHIAAGIPSMYGQYREPKLEAMGMIFRLESLVERLVERNIKQLNLDYISGKTLKRIIRILELFEIGLAREGLTSEAFSSALEMLKSGQRIVNLSLDQYLDLFKQIKDSITELINEYYYRFYEQELENAPVKGVSGKYKRQTARQMFAEDFFRKLLASSFLVQHMDSFIAQILASLDAMKRVFGSAELSRVMSYDPDLMFIPLHTSNGKLDNQVLLGSKAFFLKKMCRYDFPIPPGFVITTELHRYGNIVRSHPGIEREMDELLRYNITRLESQTGLRYGDPEAPLLFSVRSGAPMSLPGAMATFLNIGLNDEITLKLSTRPNYGWTAWDCYRRLIQSWGMAYGIDRDEFDAVMISFKRRHKVKLKTQFTPLQMRQMSESYKKVLARHKLELEQDVFLQVKQAIMHVLDSWNTDRARLYRQKLQIADDWGTAVTIQKMVLGNICLDSGTGVLFTHAPWNKAPGITLNGDFTLCSQGEDVVAGLVHTLPISEQERKQSKQKVELSLEKDFPQIYDRLFSLASHLLDERGYPHQEIEFTFESPARDQLYILQTRNQVITKARAYTVFNVPKRELKLLGNGIGIGKGVINGLIAISRADIDALKDRGQPLILVRPDTVPEDMELLFDCQGLLTSRGGVTSHAAVTAIRLGLVGIVNCRQLKVFEDQNNCRIGETLFKPGDEIAIDAGSGAIYLGHYPVETISR